One window from the genome of Sphaerotilus microaerophilus encodes:
- a CDS encoding efflux RND transporter permease subunit, with protein sequence MNWTELFIRRPVMTVLLNLSIVLAGLVALAKIPVAALPSYNTPIIQVFANLPGASPETMASSVALPLEKQFSTIAGLATISSSNTLGSSSLVLEFEASRDIDAAAVDVQAALFRAQRSLPAEMTTPPSYRKVNPADAPVLFVALQSPSLAPYELNEFAENLIAPSLSTIDGVAQVSIFGQKRYAVRIRVRPEALAERNLTMDDLRGVIAAANANTPVGVLEGPRQTLTIQANRQLATAREFGNLIVASRNGAPVRLRDVAEVQDSVETIKNSAAFNGEPSITLAVQRQPNANTVQVVDRVKAMLPRFEQQMPASISMRVTNDRSLSIREALHDVQLAFALTVVLVVLVIFLFLRRLAATVIPTLSLPISLIGALSLMYLVGGSLNNVSLLGLTLAVGLVVDDAIVMLENIVRHVEDGMPPFEAAVKGAREMAFTILSISVSLVAVLIPIFFMPGVTGLLFHEFAVVVGLAIGVSAVVSLTLVPMLCSRFLRHHEAHEETALGRVFERGFSALQAFYGRTLDWALAHRWVIGSLALGSFVLTGWLFMQMPKGFFPEEDVGQIQVTTEASEDISFAAMLQLQGRVAAVFQADPAVAMVGSFTGAGGPTGVQNSGRLFITLKPRKERAAMPQVVEGLRKKLRAIPGIAVYMRPIQNLQLGGRQSKSRYQYTLQSVSADALNDWAGKLQGKLREDSVFRDVTSDSQLRGLQASLSIDRDRAALLGVQMADLRSALYSAFGERQVSTIYNPANTYQVILEAAEADRQFEDAFARIHLRGRDGKLVPLSAFATVQRTVGPTAVNHQGQLQAITLSFNLAPEVSLGVATAKLDGYVRELQMPATVIGSYGGDAAVFQDSQSGQLILLGVAVLVIYLLLGMLYESYIHPLTILAGLPSAAVGALLTIWAFGMDLTLIATIGILMLIGIVKKNAIMMIDFALVAQREQGLAPAEAIRQACLLRLRPIMMTTLAALMGALPIALGLGAGAELRQPLGLAVVGGLVVSQAVTLYITPVIYLALDRWSGRGPIEDAAVGGSLPAG encoded by the coding sequence ATGAACTGGACCGAGCTTTTCATCCGCCGTCCGGTGATGACGGTGCTGTTGAACCTGTCCATCGTGCTGGCCGGGCTGGTGGCGCTGGCCAAGATCCCGGTGGCCGCGCTGCCGAGCTACAACACGCCGATCATCCAGGTCTTTGCCAACCTGCCCGGTGCCAGCCCGGAGACGATGGCCAGCTCGGTGGCGCTGCCGCTGGAGAAACAGTTCTCCACCATCGCCGGCCTGGCGACGATCAGCTCCAGCAACACGCTCGGGTCGAGCTCGCTGGTGCTGGAGTTCGAGGCCAGCCGCGACATCGACGCCGCCGCGGTGGACGTGCAGGCCGCGCTTTTCCGTGCCCAGCGCAGCCTGCCGGCGGAGATGACCACGCCGCCGTCCTACCGCAAGGTCAACCCGGCCGATGCGCCGGTGCTCTTCGTGGCGCTGCAGTCGCCCTCGCTGGCGCCCTACGAGCTCAACGAATTCGCCGAGAACCTGATCGCCCCCTCGCTGTCGACCATCGATGGTGTGGCGCAGGTGTCCATCTTCGGCCAGAAGCGCTACGCGGTGCGCATCCGCGTGCGGCCCGAGGCGCTGGCCGAGCGCAACCTGACGATGGACGACCTGCGGGGCGTGATTGCCGCGGCCAACGCCAACACCCCGGTGGGCGTGCTGGAGGGCCCGCGCCAGACGCTGACCATCCAGGCCAACCGCCAGCTGGCCACCGCCCGGGAGTTCGGCAACCTGATCGTGGCCAGCCGCAACGGCGCGCCCGTGCGCCTGCGTGACGTGGCGGAGGTGCAGGACAGCGTCGAGACGATCAAGAACAGCGCTGCCTTCAACGGCGAGCCGTCGATCACCCTGGCCGTGCAGCGCCAGCCCAACGCCAACACGGTGCAGGTGGTGGACCGCGTCAAGGCCATGCTGCCGCGCTTCGAGCAGCAGATGCCGGCGTCCATCAGCATGCGGGTCACCAACGACCGCTCGTTGTCGATCCGCGAGGCACTGCATGACGTGCAACTGGCCTTTGCGCTCACCGTGGTGCTGGTGGTGCTGGTGATCTTCCTGTTCCTGCGCCGGCTCGCGGCCACGGTGATCCCGACGCTGTCGCTGCCGATCTCGCTGATCGGCGCACTCTCGCTGATGTACCTGGTGGGCGGCAGCCTGAACAACGTCTCGCTGCTGGGCCTCACGCTGGCAGTGGGCCTGGTGGTGGACGACGCCATCGTGATGCTGGAGAACATCGTGCGCCACGTCGAGGACGGCATGCCGCCCTTCGAGGCGGCGGTGAAGGGTGCGCGCGAGATGGCCTTCACCATCCTGTCGATCTCGGTGTCGCTGGTGGCGGTGCTGATCCCGATCTTCTTCATGCCGGGCGTCACCGGGCTGCTGTTCCACGAGTTCGCGGTGGTGGTGGGGCTGGCCATCGGGGTGTCGGCGGTGGTGTCGCTGACGCTGGTGCCGATGCTGTGCAGCCGCTTCCTGCGCCACCACGAGGCGCACGAGGAAACCGCGCTGGGGCGTGTGTTCGAGCGCGGCTTCTCGGCCCTGCAGGCCTTCTACGGCCGCACGCTGGACTGGGCGCTGGCGCACCGGTGGGTGATCGGCAGCCTGGCGCTGGGCAGCTTCGTGCTCACCGGCTGGCTGTTCATGCAGATGCCCAAGGGCTTCTTCCCCGAGGAGGACGTGGGCCAGATCCAGGTGACCACCGAGGCGTCGGAGGACATCTCCTTTGCCGCCATGTTGCAGCTGCAGGGCCGCGTGGCGGCGGTCTTCCAGGCCGACCCGGCCGTGGCGATGGTCGGCTCCTTCACCGGCGCGGGCGGGCCCACCGGGGTGCAGAACTCCGGGCGGCTGTTCATCACCCTGAAGCCCCGCAAGGAGCGCGCGGCGATGCCGCAGGTGGTCGAGGGCCTGCGCAAGAAGCTGCGCGCCATCCCCGGCATCGCCGTCTACATGCGGCCGATCCAGAACCTGCAGCTGGGCGGGCGCCAGAGCAAGAGCCGCTACCAGTACACGCTGCAGAGCGTGAGCGCCGACGCGCTCAACGACTGGGCCGGCAAGCTGCAGGGCAAGCTGCGTGAGGACAGCGTCTTCCGCGACGTGACCAGCGACTCGCAGCTGCGCGGCCTGCAGGCCAGCCTGAGCATCGACCGCGACCGGGCTGCGCTGCTGGGCGTGCAGATGGCCGACCTGCGCAGCGCGCTCTACAGCGCCTTCGGCGAGCGGCAGGTCTCGACCATCTACAACCCGGCCAACACCTACCAGGTCATCCTGGAAGCGGCCGAGGCGGACCGCCAGTTCGAGGACGCCTTCGCGCGCATCCACCTGCGCGGCCGTGACGGCAAGCTGGTGCCCCTGTCGGCCTTCGCCACCGTGCAGCGTACCGTGGGCCCCACGGCGGTGAACCACCAGGGTCAGCTGCAGGCCATCACGCTGAGCTTCAACCTCGCGCCCGAGGTGTCGCTGGGCGTGGCCACTGCCAAGCTCGATGGCTACGTGCGCGAGCTGCAGATGCCCGCCACGGTGATCGGCAGCTACGGCGGTGACGCGGCGGTGTTCCAGGACTCGCAGTCCGGCCAGCTCATCCTGCTGGGCGTCGCGGTGCTGGTGATCTACCTGCTGCTGGGCATGCTCTACGAGAGCTACATCCACCCGCTGACCATCCTGGCCGGCCTGCCCTCGGCGGCGGTGGGCGCGCTGCTGACGATCTGGGCCTTCGGCATGGACCTGACGCTGATCGCCACCATCGGCATCCTGATGCTGATCGGCATCGTCAAGAAGAACGCCATCATGATGATCGACTTCGCGTTGGTGGCGCAGCGCGAGCAGGGCCTGGCGCCGGCCGAGGCGATCCGCCAGGCCTGCCTGCTGCGCCTGCGCCCGATCATGATGACCACGCTGGCCGCGCTGATGGGCGCGTTGCCCATCGCGCTCGGCCTGGGTGCCGGCGCCGAGCTGCGCCAGCCGCTGGGCCTGGCGGTGGTGGGCGGGCTGGTCGTCTCGCAGGCGGTGACGCTCTACATCACCCCGGTGATCTACCTGGCGCTGGACCGCTGGAGCGGGCGCGGGCCGATCGAGGACGCGGCCGTTGGTGGCTCGCTGCCGGCTGGCTGA
- a CDS encoding DUF411 domain-containing protein, whose amino-acid sequence MQRRHFCHALLLSAGALAATAAWPALAASATAEVQVFKSPTCGCCGAWVEHMRAAGFRVKVTEVDDTTAARKRLGLPDRYGSCHTATVAGYVLEGHVPAAEVKRLLATRPQALGLAVPGMPPSAPGMDVPGRKDPYDVLLIGTDGQSRVFASYPRKAAG is encoded by the coding sequence ATGCAACGACGCCACTTCTGCCACGCCCTCCTCCTGAGCGCGGGCGCACTCGCGGCCACCGCCGCCTGGCCGGCACTTGCAGCGTCGGCCACGGCCGAGGTGCAGGTCTTCAAGAGTCCGACCTGCGGTTGCTGCGGCGCCTGGGTCGAGCACATGCGCGCCGCCGGCTTCAGGGTCAAGGTGACCGAGGTCGATGACACCACGGCCGCGCGCAAGCGCCTGGGACTGCCGGATCGCTACGGCAGCTGCCACACCGCGACGGTTGCCGGCTACGTGCTCGAAGGCCACGTGCCGGCCGCGGAGGTCAAGCGACTGCTGGCGACCCGGCCCCAGGCCCTCGGCCTGGCGGTGCCGGGCATGCCGCCATCGGCACCGGGCATGGACGTTCCCGGCCGCAAGGACCCCTATGACGTGCTGCTCATCGGCACGGACGGGCAATCCAGGGTCTTCGCGTCCTACCCCAGGAAGGCGGCAGGCTGA
- a CDS encoding heavy-metal-associated domain-containing protein: protein MIAFEVNDMTCGHCVGAITKALKATDQNAKVLIDQATHQVQVESASASAAALAHAIEDAGYTPVPVEAPDRAAAAPAQGCCCGHRP, encoded by the coding sequence ATGATTGCCTTCGAAGTCAACGACATGACCTGCGGCCACTGCGTCGGTGCCATCACCAAGGCGCTGAAGGCCACCGACCAGAACGCCAAGGTACTGATCGACCAGGCCACACACCAGGTGCAGGTGGAGTCCGCCTCGGCCAGTGCCGCGGCCCTGGCACACGCCATCGAGGACGCCGGCTACACGCCGGTGCCGGTCGAGGCGCCCGACCGCGCTGCCGCCGCGCCTGCGCAGGGCTGCTGTTGCGGGCACCGCCCGTGA
- a CDS encoding efflux RND transporter periplasmic adaptor subunit — MKTATTTLIAIALLGAVGAGSYWLGARSQQPPAGTPVAGAGPVPAATAASGGPRRLLYYRNPMGLADTSPTPKKDPMGMDYIPVYEGEDESAAGGATGLPGQVRISTEKIQKLGVRTEAAAMRLLGRAVRAAGRIEPDERRVFAVTAKFEGYVERLHVNATGQPVAKGQPLFEAYSPELVAAQREYAIAMQGLEAMKDAGPEAQASMRQLADSSLARLRNWDLSPSQVTALMKSGQPQRTISFPSPVSGIVSEKKALQGMRFMPGEMLYQVTDLSSVWVVADLSEQDIGLIRSGAKARVTTTAYPNEAFDGRITYIYPTMKAETRSVPVRVEMANPAQKLKPAMFAQVEVSVGGKAPVLTVPDSALIDSGTRRIVLVQLQEGRFEPREVEIGARGENHVEILKGVRAGEQVVVAANFLIDAESNLKAVLGGLGSHAGPGSPAPGALPAASGTAAAPAPGRLPAPASAAAAAPAAVGHRADGTVEGVDPQAGTLSLNHGPVPTLKWPAMTMEFKAANVALLKGLKPGQAVRFEFVERQPGEYVVTAIAAITATPGAAAAPHSSH, encoded by the coding sequence GTGAAGACCGCCACCACGACCCTGATCGCGATCGCCCTGCTCGGGGCGGTCGGCGCGGGCAGCTACTGGCTGGGCGCACGCTCGCAGCAACCTCCTGCGGGCACGCCGGTGGCCGGTGCCGGGCCCGTGCCGGCCGCGACGGCTGCATCGGGTGGGCCGCGCCGGCTGCTCTACTACCGCAACCCGATGGGGCTGGCCGACACCTCGCCGACGCCCAAGAAGGACCCGATGGGGATGGACTACATCCCGGTCTACGAGGGCGAGGACGAGTCGGCCGCGGGCGGCGCGACCGGCCTGCCCGGCCAGGTCCGCATCAGCACGGAGAAGATCCAGAAGCTGGGGGTGCGCACCGAGGCCGCCGCGATGCGACTGCTTGGCCGGGCGGTGCGCGCCGCGGGCCGCATCGAGCCCGACGAGCGCCGCGTGTTCGCCGTCACCGCCAAGTTCGAAGGCTATGTCGAACGGCTGCACGTCAACGCGACCGGCCAGCCCGTCGCCAAGGGCCAGCCGCTGTTCGAGGCTTACAGCCCTGAACTCGTCGCCGCCCAGCGCGAGTACGCCATCGCGATGCAGGGGCTCGAGGCGATGAAGGATGCCGGCCCCGAGGCGCAGGCCAGCATGCGGCAGCTCGCCGATTCCAGCCTCGCGCGGCTGCGCAACTGGGACCTGTCGCCGTCGCAGGTGACGGCCCTGATGAAGTCCGGCCAGCCGCAGCGCACGATTTCGTTCCCGTCGCCCGTCTCCGGCATCGTCTCGGAGAAGAAGGCGCTGCAGGGCATGCGCTTCATGCCCGGCGAGATGCTGTACCAGGTGACCGACCTGTCGTCGGTCTGGGTTGTGGCCGATCTGTCGGAACAGGACATCGGCCTGATCAGGAGCGGCGCGAAGGCGCGCGTCACGACCACGGCCTATCCCAACGAGGCATTCGACGGCCGCATCACCTACATCTATCCCACGATGAAGGCTGAGACGCGCAGCGTTCCCGTGCGGGTCGAGATGGCCAATCCGGCGCAAAAGCTCAAGCCGGCCATGTTCGCGCAGGTGGAGGTGTCAGTGGGTGGCAAGGCGCCGGTGCTGACCGTGCCGGACTCGGCGCTGATCGACAGCGGCACCCGGCGCATCGTGCTCGTCCAGCTCCAGGAAGGCCGCTTCGAGCCGCGGGAGGTCGAGATTGGCGCACGCGGCGAGAACCACGTCGAGATCCTCAAGGGGGTGCGAGCGGGCGAGCAGGTCGTCGTCGCCGCCAACTTCCTCATCGACGCCGAGAGCAACCTGAAGGCGGTCTTGGGGGGCCTGGGCAGCCATGCCGGCCCTGGCAGCCCGGCCCCGGGGGCCCTACCCGCCGCGTCGGGCACGGCGGCGGCCCCTGCGCCCGGCCGGTTGCCGGCTCCTGCGTCAGCAGCCGCAGCCGCACCAGCCGCCGTCGGCCACCGGGCCGATGGCACTGTCGAGGGCGTTGACCCGCAGGCCGGCACGCTCAGCCTCAACCATGGCCCGGTCCCGACGCTGAAGTGGCCGGCGATGACGATGGAGTTCAAGGCGGCGAACGTGGCCCTGCTGAAGGGACTGAAGCCGGGGCAGGCGGTGCGCTTCGAGTTCGTCGAGCGCCAGCCCGGCGAGTACGTGGTGACGGCGATCGCGGCGATCACGGCGACGCCGGGCGCAGCCGCTGCGCCACATTCCAGCCATTGA
- a CDS encoding TolC family protein, translating into MSTIRTLVSSTLFVAVALAAPAPALAQESPPQPLQEPLLGADLPGLLAHARARNPELTAMRQEADAAAQRIGPAAALPDPVLRVELMNINNYGSDASPSLLPSKVGETRYTLMQPLPLWGKRELRRDAASADARQAEARSDAAWAELATRIKATYAEYYRVAGNERLASEVLGLMARLEQVSQARYAGGLAGPSDVLRAQLEQTSMRAELIALEGEKRQVRVRLNALLARDSEAPLADPADLRPVPPLATADAASLAERARARNPLIQAELARAAAAQNNRELTQRNRYPDITLGIAPSQMGSRITTWGVMVEMNLPLQQDTRRSQEREADAMLAAARSRAESLSQQLLGDLAANLAGLDAARRTEALVKTQLLPQSALGLQATLAAYENGRAEFSMLLDAQRQVARARQEILKSQVEAQLRLAEIERILGEDL; encoded by the coding sequence GTGAGCACGATCCGTACGCTCGTTTCCTCCACCCTGTTCGTCGCCGTCGCGCTGGCTGCTCCGGCCCCGGCCCTGGCGCAGGAGAGCCCTCCACAGCCGCTGCAGGAGCCCTTGCTGGGCGCCGACCTGCCGGGGCTGCTGGCCCATGCGCGGGCGCGCAACCCGGAGCTGACTGCCATGCGCCAGGAGGCCGATGCGGCCGCCCAGCGCATCGGCCCAGCGGCGGCGCTGCCCGACCCGGTGCTGCGCGTGGAACTCATGAACATCAACAACTACGGCTCAGACGCCTCGCCCAGCCTCCTGCCATCGAAGGTGGGTGAAACCCGCTACACGCTGATGCAGCCCCTGCCACTGTGGGGCAAGCGTGAACTGAGGCGCGATGCCGCCAGCGCCGATGCGCGGCAGGCCGAGGCGCGCAGCGATGCCGCCTGGGCCGAGCTGGCCACGCGCATCAAGGCGACCTACGCCGAGTACTATCGCGTTGCCGGCAACGAGCGGCTTGCGTCCGAGGTGCTCGGCCTGATGGCGCGGCTCGAACAGGTGTCGCAGGCCCGCTATGCGGGGGGGCTCGCCGGCCCGTCGGACGTGCTGCGCGCCCAGCTGGAGCAGACCAGCATGCGCGCCGAGCTGATCGCGCTGGAGGGTGAGAAGCGGCAGGTCAGGGTGCGGCTGAACGCGCTGCTGGCCCGCGACAGCGAGGCGCCGCTGGCCGACCCGGCCGACCTGCGGCCGGTCCCGCCGCTGGCGACCGCGGACGCCGCGTCGCTGGCCGAGCGCGCCCGCGCCCGCAATCCGCTCATCCAGGCCGAGCTGGCCCGTGCGGCGGCGGCGCAGAACAACCGCGAGCTCACCCAGCGCAATCGCTACCCGGACATCACCCTGGGCATCGCGCCGTCGCAGATGGGCTCGCGCATCACGACCTGGGGCGTCATGGTGGAGATGAACCTGCCCCTGCAGCAGGACACGCGGCGCAGTCAGGAGCGCGAGGCCGACGCCATGCTGGCCGCGGCCCGCTCGCGCGCCGAGAGCCTGTCGCAGCAGCTGCTGGGCGACTTGGCGGCCAACCTCGCCGGGCTGGACGCCGCCCGCCGCACCGAGGCGCTGGTGAAGACCCAGCTGCTGCCGCAGTCGGCGCTGGGCCTGCAGGCCACGCTGGCCGCCTACGAGAACGGCCGGGCCGAGTTCTCGATGCTGCTCGACGCCCAGCGGCAGGTGGCCAGGGCGCGGCAGGAGATCCTCAAGTCGCAGGTCGAGGCGCAGCTGCGCCTGGCCGAGATCGAACGCATCCTGGGAGAAGACCTGTGA
- a CDS encoding efflux RND transporter permease subunit, producing MLSSLILWSGRNPFLVLLATLFVILGGVVAVVKTPLDALPDLSDVQVIVYTEVPGQAPQVVEDQVTYPLTTAMLAVPKSKVVRGFSFFGASFVYVIFEDGTDIYWARSRVLEYLNFASSRLPKGVAPSLGPDATGVGWVYQYALLAKDRTLAELRTIQDWYVRYQLTKAPGVAEVASLGGFVQTYQVTVDPLKLRSFGIPLMKVSQVIRDSNRDVGGRVVEMAETEYMVRGKGYLRGKADIEQLVVKSEGGTPVLIRDIARVEMAPDERRGLSELNGEGEVVSGIAMSRFGQNALEVIHHLKAKVAEISAGLPEGVTIQAVYDRSDLIHRAIKNLSWTLVEESVIVAVVCVVFLMHVRSALVAILMLPVGVLISIIAMRLLGMNSNIMSLGGIAIAIGAMVDAAIVMIENAHKHLERLDRSRPVHSLRDRADAMVQACQEVGPALFFSLLIITVSFLPVFTLESQEGRLFSPLAYTKTFAMAGSALLSVTLVPVLMLLFIRGRILPEAKNPVNRFLIWVYRPIIEAVMRWKKLTLALALITLGLSYVPASRLGSEFMPTLNEGTLLYMPASLPGMSITKAAEVLQTQDKIIKSFPEVASVYGKAGRANTATDPAPTEMFETVINLKPQDQWRPGMTTDKLIAEMDRALQFPGVSNAWTMPIKARIDMLSTGIRTPIGIKVFGKDLGEMEQLAKQIEAVVKTVPGTTSAFAERLTGGSYLHVEPDRAALARYGLTVGELLDVVGTALGGEMVTTTVEGRERFGVTVRYPRELRSHPEQIEREVLVPIMGGAGVTTTVPLGQVAKVVVARGTPGIRTENALLSAYIFVDIRERDIGSYVADARRVVAEQVKFPPGYYITWSGQFEYMERAVEKMKIVIPVTLLTIFLLLYLNFRRLTETLIVMLSVPFALVGGVWLMWWLDYNLSVAVAVGFIALAGVAAETGVVMLIYLDHAWQEARQRCRQEGRVPGATDLYAAVMEGAVERVRPKMMTVVAIMAGLLPIMWGSGTGSEVMSRIAAPMVGGMISSTVLTLGVIPALYALVKQWQLQRAANADDAAPTDVAPATSVPPTPTP from the coding sequence ATGCTGTCCAGCCTCATCCTGTGGTCCGGCCGGAACCCGTTCCTGGTCCTGCTCGCCACCCTGTTCGTCATCCTCGGCGGCGTCGTTGCCGTGGTGAAGACGCCCCTCGATGCCCTGCCGGACCTGTCGGACGTGCAGGTCATCGTCTACACCGAGGTGCCGGGCCAGGCGCCGCAGGTGGTCGAGGACCAGGTGACCTATCCGCTCACCACCGCCATGCTCGCGGTGCCGAAGTCGAAGGTGGTGCGCGGCTTCTCGTTCTTCGGTGCCTCCTTCGTCTACGTCATCTTCGAGGACGGCACCGACATCTACTGGGCGCGCAGCCGGGTGCTGGAGTACCTGAACTTCGCGTCGAGCCGGCTGCCCAAGGGCGTGGCGCCCTCGCTCGGGCCGGACGCCACCGGCGTGGGCTGGGTCTACCAGTACGCCCTGCTGGCCAAGGACCGGACGCTGGCCGAGCTGCGCACCATCCAGGACTGGTACGTGCGCTACCAGCTGACCAAGGCCCCGGGCGTGGCCGAGGTGGCGTCGCTGGGCGGCTTCGTGCAGACCTACCAGGTGACGGTTGATCCGCTCAAGCTGCGCAGCTTCGGCATTCCGCTGATGAAGGTGTCGCAGGTGATCCGAGACTCCAACCGCGATGTCGGCGGTCGCGTGGTCGAGATGGCCGAGACCGAGTACATGGTGCGCGGCAAGGGCTACCTTCGCGGGAAGGCCGACATCGAGCAGCTGGTGGTCAAGAGCGAAGGTGGCACGCCGGTCCTGATCCGCGACATCGCCCGCGTGGAGATGGCCCCCGATGAGCGGCGCGGCCTGTCCGAGCTGAACGGCGAGGGCGAGGTGGTGTCAGGCATCGCGATGTCACGCTTCGGGCAGAACGCGCTGGAGGTGATCCACCACCTCAAGGCCAAGGTGGCCGAGATCTCGGCTGGCCTGCCCGAGGGCGTCACGATCCAGGCGGTCTATGACCGCTCGGACCTGATCCACCGCGCGATCAAGAACCTTTCGTGGACCTTGGTCGAAGAGAGCGTGATCGTGGCCGTGGTGTGCGTCGTGTTCCTGATGCACGTGCGCTCCGCGCTGGTGGCCATCCTGATGCTGCCGGTGGGCGTGCTCATCTCGATCATCGCGATGCGCCTGCTCGGCATGAACTCCAACATCATGAGCCTGGGCGGCATCGCGATCGCGATCGGCGCGATGGTCGACGCGGCCATCGTGATGATCGAGAACGCCCACAAGCACCTGGAGCGGCTGGACCGCAGCCGGCCCGTCCACAGCCTGCGTGACCGCGCCGACGCGATGGTCCAGGCCTGCCAGGAGGTGGGGCCGGCGCTGTTCTTCTCGCTGCTGATCATCACCGTGTCCTTCCTGCCGGTGTTCACGCTCGAATCCCAGGAGGGCCGGCTGTTCTCGCCGCTGGCCTACACCAAGACCTTCGCGATGGCCGGCTCGGCGCTGCTGTCGGTGACGCTGGTGCCGGTGCTGATGCTGCTGTTCATCCGCGGCCGGATCCTGCCGGAGGCGAAGAACCCGGTGAACCGCTTCCTGATCTGGGTCTACCGCCCGATCATCGAAGCCGTCATGCGCTGGAAGAAGCTGACCCTCGCGCTGGCATTGATCACCTTGGGGCTGTCGTACGTCCCGGCGTCGCGGCTCGGCAGCGAGTTCATGCCCACCCTCAACGAGGGCACGTTGCTGTACATGCCGGCCTCGCTGCCGGGCATGTCCATCACCAAGGCCGCCGAGGTGCTGCAGACGCAGGACAAGATCATCAAGAGCTTTCCGGAAGTGGCCTCGGTGTACGGCAAGGCCGGCCGGGCCAACACCGCCACCGACCCGGCCCCGACCGAGATGTTCGAGACCGTCATCAACCTGAAGCCCCAGGATCAATGGCGCCCGGGCATGACCACCGACAAGCTGATCGCCGAGATGGACCGGGCGCTGCAGTTCCCGGGCGTGTCCAACGCCTGGACCATGCCGATCAAGGCGCGCATCGACATGCTGTCCACCGGCATCCGCACGCCCATCGGCATCAAGGTCTTCGGCAAGGACCTGGGCGAGATGGAGCAGCTGGCCAAGCAGATCGAGGCGGTGGTCAAGACCGTGCCTGGCACCACCTCGGCCTTCGCCGAGCGCCTGACCGGCGGCAGCTACCTCCACGTCGAGCCCGACCGCGCGGCGCTGGCCCGCTACGGCCTGACGGTGGGTGAGCTGCTCGACGTGGTCGGCACCGCCCTGGGCGGCGAAATGGTCACCACCACCGTCGAGGGCCGCGAGCGCTTCGGCGTCACCGTGCGTTATCCGCGCGAGCTGCGCAGCCACCCCGAGCAGATCGAGCGCGAGGTGCTGGTGCCGATCATGGGTGGGGCCGGGGTGACCACGACCGTGCCGCTGGGCCAGGTGGCCAAGGTGGTCGTGGCGCGCGGCACACCAGGCATCCGCACCGAGAACGCCCTGTTGTCGGCGTACATCTTCGTTGACATCCGCGAGCGCGACATCGGCTCCTACGTCGCCGATGCACGCCGGGTCGTGGCCGAGCAGGTGAAGTTCCCGCCCGGCTACTACATCACCTGGAGCGGCCAGTTCGAGTACATGGAGCGCGCGGTCGAGAAGATGAAGATCGTCATCCCGGTGACCCTGCTGACGATCTTCCTGCTGCTGTACCTGAACTTCCGGCGTCTGACCGAGACGCTGATCGTCATGCTGTCGGTGCCCTTCGCGCTGGTGGGGGGCGTGTGGCTGATGTGGTGGCTCGACTACAACCTGTCGGTGGCCGTGGCGGTGGGCTTCATCGCCCTGGCCGGGGTGGCGGCCGAGACCGGTGTGGTGATGCTGATCTACCTCGACCACGCCTGGCAGGAGGCCCGGCAACGCTGCCGCCAGGAGGGCCGCGTCCCCGGCGCCACCGACCTGTATGCCGCCGTCATGGAAGGCGCGGTCGAGCGCGTGCGCCCCAAGATGATGACCGTCGTGGCCATCATGGCCGGCCTGCTGCCCATCATGTGGGGCAGCGGCACCGGCTCGGAGGTGATGAGCCGCATCGCCGCTCCGATGGTGGGCGGCATGATCTCCTCCACCGTGCTCACGCTGGGCGTCATCCCGGCGCTGTACGCGCTGGTCAAGCAATGGCAGCTGCAGCGTGCCGCGAACGCGGATGATGCGGCGCCGACCGACGTGGCCCCGGCCACCTCCGTTCCACCCACCCCCACCCCCTGA